A region of Thermodesulfobacteriota bacterium DNA encodes the following proteins:
- a CDS encoding glycosyltransferase: MFDFGDLVTVGLVFSAFSFGVSVLLITAQNLLGQGQDYFRILAYLKVNLVSALGAWLITGQSGEVLALSALGLVASLIAHRLLRDFTVAGRLLLTSNLLLAIFSLAWGTWFIFSVQVSTITRALMLVGYPLLVLNVFVGLISTFEQWEVLCRKTWRRPRSPLPPGKLRHYPKVCLQVPAYSEPPDVVIATLDTISNLRYPNYEVLVIDNNTKDPNLWKPVEEHCRKLGERFRFFHVDPLQGAKAGALNFALKHTAPDAEIIGVVDSDYQVEPDFLDRLVGYFEDPKIGFVQTPHDYREWENSTYQKMCYWEYKSFFETTMPSLNERDCALTVGTMCLIRRKALEEAGGWAEWCATEDSELSIRIHALGYSSVYTNVTFGRGLIPETFNGYKKQRFRWTYGPVQELKRHIKLYLPKLIAKTSALTPLQKIHHLNHGLGYLNIGLGFLLIPVAIAAIISMTMHGEVVHIPNALWISSSVLLTGTLALSLLIYRVFLKCSLRDSIGALVASRALNHTYIMASIMGLFTKQIPWQRTNKFKSLPLGLAALNSAQTELMIGVAMLLFTGVMLSLFPQVGVHFILLIGVLLRSFDYIAAPFMAILAERDIMAEQSAAKPAKEGTSGIGAKGLLPRQEGYSVHHR; the protein is encoded by the coding sequence ATGTTTGACTTTGGCGACCTGGTCACAGTCGGTCTAGTCTTTTCTGCTTTCTCTTTTGGCGTCTCGGTTTTGCTTATTACAGCCCAAAACCTTCTTGGTCAAGGGCAGGATTACTTCAGGATTTTAGCTTATCTTAAGGTCAACTTAGTTAGCGCTCTTGGTGCATGGCTTATCACCGGTCAAAGCGGGGAAGTGCTCGCTTTGTCGGCTCTGGGGTTAGTTGCCAGCCTCATTGCCCACCGGTTGTTGAGGGACTTTACAGTAGCCGGAAGGCTTTTGTTAACATCCAATTTGTTACTCGCTATTTTCAGTTTGGCTTGGGGGACATGGTTTATCTTCAGCGTCCAAGTAAGCACAATAACCCGGGCTCTAATGCTCGTGGGTTACCCTCTTCTAGTCCTGAATGTTTTTGTCGGCCTAATTTCAACCTTCGAACAATGGGAAGTGCTTTGCCGAAAAACCTGGCGCAGGCCGCGTAGTCCGTTGCCCCCGGGGAAGCTCCGGCATTACCCCAAGGTGTGTCTGCAGGTGCCGGCTTATTCGGAACCTCCGGACGTGGTAATTGCAACCCTAGATACGATTTCCAACCTTAGATATCCAAATTACGAGGTTTTAGTAATCGATAACAATACCAAGGATCCCAATCTATGGAAGCCGGTCGAGGAACATTGCCGTAAACTCGGCGAGCGTTTTCGCTTCTTCCATGTCGACCCCTTACAGGGGGCAAAAGCCGGGGCGCTTAACTTCGCCCTCAAACATACAGCACCAGATGCCGAGATCATAGGCGTCGTCGATAGCGACTACCAGGTCGAGCCGGATTTCCTAGACCGCCTGGTCGGATACTTTGAGGACCCTAAGATTGGATTCGTGCAAACCCCGCATGATTACCGGGAATGGGAAAACAGTACCTACCAGAAAATGTGCTATTGGGAGTATAAATCCTTCTTCGAGACTACTATGCCCAGCCTGAACGAGAGGGATTGCGCCCTCACCGTGGGGACCATGTGCTTAATTCGCCGGAAGGCGCTCGAAGAGGCCGGAGGCTGGGCCGAGTGGTGTGCCACCGAGGACTCGGAGTTGTCCATCCGTATCCATGCCCTCGGTTATTCCTCTGTCTATACCAACGTTACCTTTGGCCGCGGGCTTATACCGGAAACCTTTAACGGCTATAAGAAGCAACGCTTCCGCTGGACCTATGGACCAGTCCAGGAGCTTAAGCGTCACATCAAGCTCTACCTTCCAAAACTTATTGCCAAGACCTCGGCGCTTACTCCTCTACAAAAGATTCACCACCTTAATCACGGGTTAGGCTATTTGAATATTGGTTTGGGTTTTCTACTGATACCGGTCGCAATAGCAGCGATCATATCGATGACCATGCATGGAGAGGTAGTGCACATACCCAATGCCTTATGGATTTCCTCTTCCGTATTGCTCACGGGCACTCTAGCGTTATCTTTGCTCATATATCGGGTCTTTTTGAAGTGCTCGCTCAGGGACAGCATCGGCGCCTTAGTCGCCAGCAGGGCACTTAACCACACTTACATAATGGCTAGCATAATGGGATTATTCACCAAGCAAATCCCATGGCAGAGGACGAACAAGTTTAAGAGCCTTCCATTAGGCTTAGCCGCTCTTAACTCCGCTCAGACCGAGTTGATGATTGGCGTTGCCATGTTGCTCTTCACCGGAGTTATGTTATCGCTCTTCCCCCAAGTCGGCGTACACTTCATTCTATTGATAGGAGTGCTACTAAGAAGCTTTGACTACATAGCCGCACCTTTCATGGCGATACTGGCTGAAAGGGATATCATGGCCGAACAAAGTGCGGCCAAGCCGGCCAAAGAGGGG
- a CDS encoding VOC family protein — translation MKLNQPDYIVLIVDDLDRALQFYTGILGLRLGHRAGEYAQLDTGTTRLAFYTRNAMSKTLGLPLQPPPHDAPGFEIGFKVPDVDAAFEELVSKGACPAMEPTTRPWGQRTAYVRDPDGHLVELAQDLGRR, via the coding sequence ATGAAGTTAAACCAGCCAGATTATATAGTCCTAATCGTCGATGACCTGGACAGGGCCTTACAATTCTATACCGGAATCCTAGGGCTCCGCCTGGGACATCGGGCAGGCGAATATGCTCAACTGGATACGGGAACCACACGTTTAGCCTTTTATACCAGGAACGCTATGTCCAAAACCCTCGGCTTGCCGCTTCAACCTCCTCCCCATGATGCGCCCGGCTTTGAGATTGGTTTCAAGGTGCCTGATGTAGATGCCGCTTTTGAAGAACTGGTCTCAAAGGGTGCTTGCCCGGCCATGGAACCGACCACCCGTCCCTGGGGCCAGCGTACCGCCTACGTTCGAGACCCCGACGGGCATCTGGTTGAGTTAGCCCAAGACCTGGGAAGGCGGTGA
- a CDS encoding SDR family oxidoreductase, which translates to MRLEGKTAIVTGGGEGIGKATALLFCKEGASVGIMGRTKSKLDVVVKEAEGPGEIVAYPGDVSLEKDVKKVVESFHKRYGKIDILFNNAGIMEPGTVVTTSNDVWDRTIDINVKGVFLMSKYVVPYMIENGGGSIINNSSVLGIVGMENAVAYNASKGAVRQITKSMALDHAKQGIRVNSICPGYIKTKMDVEFMGNPPDAEEQLDKLAASVVPIPRRAEPIEVAYLVLYLASDESKYVTGSDLVIDGGWTTY; encoded by the coding sequence ATGAGACTAGAAGGTAAAACGGCGATAGTAACCGGCGGCGGAGAGGGAATTGGCAAAGCCACCGCGCTTCTCTTCTGCAAGGAAGGAGCTAGTGTAGGAATTATGGGAAGAACCAAATCAAAACTGGACGTGGTGGTAAAAGAAGCGGAGGGGCCGGGAGAGATCGTAGCCTACCCGGGTGACGTATCTCTAGAGAAAGACGTCAAGAAAGTGGTCGAGTCCTTCCATAAGAGATATGGGAAAATCGACATACTCTTCAATAACGCCGGGATCATGGAGCCGGGCACAGTCGTTACAACTTCAAACGACGTTTGGGACAGGACTATAGATATCAACGTCAAGGGGGTGTTCCTGATGAGCAAGTACGTGGTCCCCTATATGATAGAAAACGGCGGAGGCTCAATCATAAATAACTCATCCGTCCTGGGTATAGTGGGTATGGAAAACGCCGTGGCTTATAACGCCTCCAAGGGTGCGGTGAGGCAGATAACCAAAAGCATGGCGCTTGACCATGCCAAGCAGGGAATCCGGGTCAACTCGATTTGTCCCGGCTACATTAAAACCAAGATGGACGTGGAATTCATGGGTAATCCCCCCGATGCCGAGGAACAACTGGACAAGCTGGCTGCAAGCGTGGTCCCGATACCTAGGAGGGCGGAGCCGATCGAGGTTGCTTACCTGGTGCTCTACCTAGCAAGTGATGAATCAAAGTATGTAACCGGTTCCGACCTAGTGATAGACGGAGGATGGACAACGTATTAA
- a CDS encoding DnaJ domain-containing protein, whose protein sequence is MQQKDYYKILGVDSKASQKQIKEAYRKLAFEYHPDRNNNRKSASDRMKEINEAYSVLSDPYKRKQYDALYTQYGSSGYDRFRQTYNEDDIFRGSDINRIFDEFAKKFGFRNADEIFRDLYGSKSQTFEFRGPGFSVRGFFVFDSAGRPRVRQRADGASGSLKSPIFSGVVGKLAEYALKKITGIKIPEKGTNMYDVIHITPQQARRGVELIYSYRNNGKQKELAVKIPPGIKDGQKLRLKGLGSPGKDGGEPGDLYIKVKVGDSLSTKVKSFLNNLGLQRT, encoded by the coding sequence ATGCAACAGAAAGATTATTACAAAATACTAGGGGTGGACAGTAAGGCTTCTCAAAAGCAGATAAAAGAGGCCTACCGTAAGCTCGCTTTTGAGTACCATCCGGACAGGAACAACAACCGTAAATCCGCCTCCGATAGGATGAAGGAGATAAACGAGGCTTATTCTGTCTTGAGCGACCCTTATAAGAGAAAACAGTACGATGCCCTGTACACCCAATACGGCTCTTCCGGTTATGACCGTTTCAGGCAAACCTACAACGAGGATGACATCTTCAGGGGCTCGGACATAAACCGCATCTTCGACGAGTTTGCCAAGAAATTCGGATTCAGAAACGCGGATGAGATCTTCCGGGACCTTTACGGTTCTAAATCCCAAACCTTCGAATTTCGAGGACCCGGTTTCTCCGTGCGCGGCTTCTTCGTCTTCGACTCCGCCGGCAGGCCCCGGGTACGGCAACGGGCGGACGGGGCTAGTGGCTCCTTAAAATCACCGATTTTCTCCGGCGTGGTGGGTAAGCTGGCCGAGTATGCGCTCAAGAAAATCACCGGGATAAAGATTCCGGAAAAGGGCACCAATATGTACGATGTTATCCACATCACCCCCCAGCAAGCTAGAAGAGGGGTGGAACTTATTTACTCCTACAGGAACAACGGAAAACAGAAAGAGTTGGCAGTGAAGATACCCCCAGGTATTAAAGACGGCCAGAAATTGAGGCTAAAGGGTCTGGGGTCTCCGGGAAAAGACGGTGGAGAACCGGGCGACCTGTATATTAAGGTCAAGGTCGGAGATTCGCTTTCCACAAAGGTCAAGAGTTTCCTCAATAACCTCGGGCTTCAAAGAACCTGA